The genome window TGAGAAAGGGCTTGCAATAATAGTCCATTCCATTAAAGAATATCTTAAAAACCGATTCTGATATGAATAGGTTTTTTTGTTGCTTATATTTAGAGTTCAATACAACACTATGAAACAAACCCTCGCTATAGTAGCTTTGATGCTGCTTATTTCTTGTAAAGAAGAAGAAAAAAGTCCCGCTTCCGCGAAAGCGAATACCTTACAAATATCAAAACAATTCAATGACTGGCTTGCTGTTCAGTTTAAAAAGGATCTGGCCCGTGATCCTCAAATGCAGACTTCTATGGGAAGTAAAGAGAATTATGGTGCTTGGACAGATATCTCTTCTGAATACGATTTAGAGTCTAAAAAGTTAGCAGAATCAAGGTTGGAATATTTAAGAGACTCTATAGATAAGGAACCTCTAGAAGGTCAGGATAAATTAAGTTATGATCTGTATTATCAAAAGCAAAAACAAGAGATCGCTAATTTTGACTATCGGTTATATACCTATCCAGTAAATCAAATGCACGGCATGCAGTCTGAAATTCCTGCGTTTTTAATCAATCAGCACAGGATTGATAATGTTGCTGATGCTCGAGCGTATATATCAAGGTTAAAAGGCATACAACCGCTCTTTGAACAATTATCTATAAATTTAAAACTACGGGAGTCCAATGGTATTGTGATACCGAGATTTGTTTTTACCCATGTTTTAAAAGATAGTAGAAATGTAATTGATGGTTACCCCTTTACAGAAAGCAAGTACAACAGTACTTTATTCGAGGATTTTACTGCAAAAATAGCCACATTAAAATTGTCTAAAGAAGTAGAGAAACAACTTATAGCAGATGTAAAACAGGCTCTTTTAAACGAAGTAAAGACCGGTTACCAAACACTTATTGCTAAGCTTGAAGATCAACAACAACGAGCGACAGCAGAAGATGGAGTTTGGAAACTTCCCAAAGGAGAAGAGTTCTATGAATTTGCATTAAAAAGAACTACAACTACAGATATGACCTCTGATGAGATTCACCAACTAGGTCTTACTGAAGTAGCGCGTATTCATAGAGAAATGGAAGTGATCATGAACAAAGTCAAGTTTGAAGGTTCGTTACAAGACTTTTTCAAATTTATGAGAGAAGATCCGCAATTCTATTATACAGACGATGAAAAAGGAAAAGCTGCTTACCTTAAAAAGGCGACTTCTATTATTGATGATATGAATGGAGATCTTGATGAGCTCTTTTTAACAAAGCCCAAGGCAGATATCAAGGTGCAAGCGGTAGAAGCCTTTAGAGAGGCTAGCGCTGGAAAGGCATTTTATGAACAGCCAGCTATGGATGGAAGTAGGCCTGGAATTTATTATGCAAATCTTTATCATATGGAGGCGATGCCATCTTACCAAATGGAGGCGCTGGCTTTTCATGAGGGAATTCCTGGACATCACATGCAAATTGCTATTGCTCAAGAACTAGAAGGGATTCCAGATTTTAGAAAGCATAGCTTTTATACAGCATATGTAGAAGGCTGGGGACTGTATTCTGAAAAGATACCTAAGGAAATCGGTAAATATCAAGATCCCTATAGTGATTTTGGGAGGTTAGCCATGGAGTTGTGGAGAGCATGTCGTCTGGTTGTGGATACTGGAATACACGCTAAAAAATGGACTCGAGAAGAAGGTATTATGTATTACGTGGATCATACCCCAAATGCAGAAAGCGACGCGGTAAAAATGGTAGAACGACATATAGTAATGCCTTCTCAGGCGACCGCCTATAAAGTGGGGATGAATAAAATACTCGAATTAAGAGAGAAGGCTAAAGCAGCATTGGGAGATCAATTTGATATCAAGGAATTTCATGATGTGATATTGACTAAGGGTGCTTTACCACTTAAGGTGTTAGAAGACCAAGTTGTGGATTACATCTCAAATAAAAACAAGACTACGGAGTAACAACCTCTTTTTAAAGAAAGAATAGGGTAATCTGTTGTTGAGATTCAAACAAGTGGTGGATTGATGCGATAGAAAGTACCGCATAGCTCATCGTAAAAACCCCCTGTAAAGCGCAGCTTTATAGGGGTTTTTTGTACCCTATCTATTTCTTGTACTTTATAAGTATTAGTAGAAGTAGAGCAGCCTATGTGTAAGACTTAGGTTTTAGATGACGGTTGTGTCATGGCATTGAAATCGTATGTCCTTGACTTTGTATTTAAGTTGGTGTATAAATAGTCGAATAGCTTTTGCTTACTGTATCCGGTAGCCACTTTCTAATTAATATCCCTAATACTAATTTAATCATAAGCAAATTAGAACTGTTGATTACCTGTGTAAAATGATACTTCTAATGCGGTAAGCGGTAAAAGGTTGGAAGATCAATCTTAGGCTATTGTTATGGTTACTAGCTTTAGGAGAGAGGAGTTCTTTCTTTATACAAATTAGTTGGTGTGTTGTCGTTATTTAAGAGGGTATACGCCTTGTTCTATAAACGTTTAGACTTTGGTTGTAAAAAAGATACTGTGGACGGGTTCTGGATGATTTAGGAAACAGGATCAATCACTGAATAAAAAGAGGGGATAGAAGCTATAAATAGGGCAAAAAAAAAGGGTCGCGCTAGCGACCCTTTTTAATATTATGTTAGTGAAAGATTAGTTTACTCTAAAAGTAACTCTTCTTACTAATTGTCTAGCTTCAGAACTGTTCTTGTCTACAGAAGCATCTTCACCGTCACCATTTTGGGATAGACGACTTGCGTCAATTCCAGCAGCGGTAAGTACATCACTAACCATCTTAGCACGACGCTCAGATAATGTCTTGTTGTATTCAGGGCTTCCTATTTCGTCTGCAAAACCTGTAAGAGTTGCAGAAGCACTTGGGTTATCCTTCATGTATTGAACGATAGTATTTATAGCTCCTAAAGAATAAGTAGTAGGTTTTGTGCTGTTAAATCTAAAGTACACATTTACATAACCTTCGTTAATCAATTGCTTGATTAAGTTTTGGTTAGCACCGTCAGCACCGTTGA of Nonlabens sp. Ci31 contains these proteins:
- a CDS encoding DUF885 domain-containing protein, with the translated sequence MKQTLAIVALMLLISCKEEEKSPASAKANTLQISKQFNDWLAVQFKKDLARDPQMQTSMGSKENYGAWTDISSEYDLESKKLAESRLEYLRDSIDKEPLEGQDKLSYDLYYQKQKQEIANFDYRLYTYPVNQMHGMQSEIPAFLINQHRIDNVADARAYISRLKGIQPLFEQLSINLKLRESNGIVIPRFVFTHVLKDSRNVIDGYPFTESKYNSTLFEDFTAKIATLKLSKEVEKQLIADVKQALLNEVKTGYQTLIAKLEDQQQRATAEDGVWKLPKGEEFYEFALKRTTTTDMTSDEIHQLGLTEVARIHREMEVIMNKVKFEGSLQDFFKFMREDPQFYYTDDEKGKAAYLKKATSIIDDMNGDLDELFLTKPKADIKVQAVEAFREASAGKAFYEQPAMDGSRPGIYYANLYHMEAMPSYQMEALAFHEGIPGHHMQIAIAQELEGIPDFRKHSFYTAYVEGWGLYSEKIPKEIGKYQDPYSDFGRLAMELWRACRLVVDTGIHAKKWTREEGIMYYVDHTPNAESDAVKMVERHIVMPSQATAYKVGMNKILELREKAKAALGDQFDIKEFHDVILTKGALPLKVLEDQVVDYISNKNKTTE